A window from Falco naumanni isolate bFalNau1 chromosome 3, bFalNau1.pat, whole genome shotgun sequence encodes these proteins:
- the LOC121085043 gene encoding trypsin-like isoform X2: MAAPLPLLLLLLEMVTPAQPRGERILGGSECPSPTHPGLVLLFHFDQHQCGGALLSSQWVLSAAHCRTSHIQVRAGEHSLATLTGWEQFATAVDIVVHPGFNADTADNAYAHDLMLLRVEPPFTPTPHVQPLALPTRPPATGDNCTVMGWGTTTSPQESFPDTPQCLNVTVVGDATCCRVYGAKFTEDMLCAGGTVAGKDSCQGVLQGIVSWGDHPCGQAGKPGVYSEVYNYLPWIREIMGQP, from the exons atggcggcccctctccccctcctcctcctcctcctggagATGGTGACCCCCg cccagccgcgGGGCGAGCGGATCCTGGGGGGCAGCGAgtgcccctcccccacccaccccggCCTCGTGCTGCTCTTCCACTTCGACCAGCACCAGTGCGGGGGGGCCCTGCTCAGCTCCCAGTGGGTCCTGTCCGCCGCCCACTGCCGCACCAG ccacaTCCAGGTGCGGGCAGGGGAGCACAGCCTGGCCACCCTGACGGGGTGGGAGCAGTTCGCCACCGCCGTGGACATCGTGGTCCACCCTGGCTTCAACGCAGACACTGCAGACAACGCCTACGCCCATGACCTCATGCTGCTGCGTGTGGAGCCCCccttcacccccaccccccatgtcCAGCCCCTGGCTTTGCCCACAAGACCCCCAGCCACTGGCGACAACTGCACTGTCATGGGATGGGGGACTACCACCAGCCCCCAAG AGTCCTTCCCCGACACCCCCCAGTGCCTCAACGTCACCGTGGTGGGTGACGCCACGTGTTGCCGGGTCTACGGTGCCAAGTTCACTGAGGACATGTTGTGTGCCGGTGGGACCGTGGCGGGCAAGGACTCCTGCCAG GGGGTTCTCCAGGGCATCGTCTCCTGGGGGGACCACCCCtgcgggcaggcagggaagcCAGGGGTCTACAGCGAGGTCTACAACTACCTACCATGGATCCGGGAGATCATGGGGCAGCCCTGA
- the LOC121085043 gene encoding trypsin-like isoform X1: MAAPLPLLLLLLEMVTPAQPRGERILGGSECPSPTHPGLVLLFHFDQHQCGGALLSSQWVLSAAHCRTSHIQVRAGEHSLATLTGWEQFATAVDIVVHPGFNADTADNAYAHDLMLLRVEPPFTPTPHVQPLALPTRPPATGDNCTVMGWGTTTSPQESFPDTPQCLNVTVVGDATCCRVYGAKFTEDMLCAGGTVAGKDSCQGDSGGPLICQGVLQGIVSWGDHPCGQAGKPGVYSEVYNYLPWIREIMGQP, from the exons atggcggcccctctccccctcctcctcctcctcctggagATGGTGACCCCCg cccagccgcgGGGCGAGCGGATCCTGGGGGGCAGCGAgtgcccctcccccacccaccccggCCTCGTGCTGCTCTTCCACTTCGACCAGCACCAGTGCGGGGGGGCCCTGCTCAGCTCCCAGTGGGTCCTGTCCGCCGCCCACTGCCGCACCAG ccacaTCCAGGTGCGGGCAGGGGAGCACAGCCTGGCCACCCTGACGGGGTGGGAGCAGTTCGCCACCGCCGTGGACATCGTGGTCCACCCTGGCTTCAACGCAGACACTGCAGACAACGCCTACGCCCATGACCTCATGCTGCTGCGTGTGGAGCCCCccttcacccccaccccccatgtcCAGCCCCTGGCTTTGCCCACAAGACCCCCAGCCACTGGCGACAACTGCACTGTCATGGGATGGGGGACTACCACCAGCCCCCAAG AGTCCTTCCCCGACACCCCCCAGTGCCTCAACGTCACCGTGGTGGGTGACGCCACGTGTTGCCGGGTCTACGGTGCCAAGTTCACTGAGGACATGTTGTGTGCCGGTGGGACCGTGGCGGGCAAGGACTCCTGCCAG GGTGACTCAGGAGGTCCCCTCATCTGCCAGGGGGTTCTCCAGGGCATCGTCTCCTGGGGGGACCACCCCtgcgggcaggcagggaagcCAGGGGTCTACAGCGAGGTCTACAACTACCTACCATGGATCCGGGAGATCATGGGGCAGCCCTGA